One stretch of Arachis hypogaea cultivar Tifrunner chromosome 20, arahy.Tifrunner.gnm2.J5K5, whole genome shotgun sequence DNA includes these proteins:
- the LOC112786495 gene encoding uncharacterized protein At5g39865, translated as MKVLQLNHKGMDLEKEEEGGGKHWIILYTTSMRGIRKTFQDCNRIRFLLRSLRVKFDERDVSLHMDYRDELWNLFGGKVTIPPKLFIKGTCIGGADEVLALHELGCLRNLLEGAPTITTDHDHCPCLGCNNFRFSICSLCSGSRKLSTIHAHQDHDFFFVRCPECNENGLVKCTICTS; from the coding sequence ATGAAGGTCCTTCAACTCAATCACAAAGGCATGGAtctggagaaagaagaagaaggaggaggaaagCATTGGATCATTCTGTACACGACGAGCATGAGAGGGATAAGGAAAACATTTCAAGACTGCAACAGAATCAGGTTCCTTCTGAGAAGCCTCCGAGTGAAGTTTGATGAGAGGGATGTGTCCCTTCACATGGACTACAGGGATGAGTTGTGGAATCTATTTGGCGGCAAAGTCACCATCCCTCCCAAGCTCTTCATCAAGGGAACCTGCATTGGCGGCGCTGACGAGGTTCTTGCCTTGCATGAGCTCGGCTGCCTTAGGAACCTTCTAGAAGGTGCTCCCACTATCACTACCGATCATGATCACTGCCCTTGTCTTGGTTGCAACAATTTCAGGTTCTCTATTTGCTCTTTGTGCAGTGGAAGCCGCAAACTCAGCACTATTCACGCTCATCAGGATCATGACTTCTTCTTTGTTAGGTGTCCAGAGTGCAACGAAAATGGTCTTGTCAAATGCACCATTTGCACCTCCTaa